The proteins below are encoded in one region of Pan paniscus chromosome 4, NHGRI_mPanPan1-v2.0_pri, whole genome shotgun sequence:
- the LOC134730365 gene encoding mucin-1-like translates to MSSPPGLQLHGPQTGISAPPRGSRCTALKLQHQLPAGYPAAWPSNRNISSSPGLQLHGPQTGTSAPHPGLQLHGPQPATSAPHRVSRCMALKLEHQLPTRSPDARPVNWNISSHQISSCTALKLEYQLHPGAPSAQPSNCNISSQPGIQLHGPQTATSAPSQVSSCMALKLQHQLPPGSPASRPSNWNISSRQVSSCTALKLQHQLPARYPAAWPSNWNISSPPGSPAPRPSTCNIRSPPGLQMHGSQTETLAPRRVSSCMALNWNISSQALKQEHQLPTGSPAARPSNCNISSPPGSPAAPP, encoded by the coding sequence ATGAGCTCCCCGCCgggtctccagctgcatggcCCTCAAACTGGAATATCAGCTCCACCCCGGGGCTCCAGGTGCACAGCTCTCAAACTGCAACATCAGCTCCCAGCCGGGTATCCAGCTGCATGGCCCTCAAACCGCAACATCAGTTCCTCCCCGGGTCTCCAGCTTCACggccctcaaactggaacatcagctccccaCCCAGGTCTCCAGCTCCACGGCCCTCAACCTGCAACATCAGCTCCCCACCGGGTCTCCAGATGCATggccctcaaactggaacatcaaCTCCCCACCAGGTCTCCAGATGCACGGCCTGtaaactggaacatcagctcccatcagatctccagctgcacaGCCCTCAAACTGGAATATCAGCTCCACCCCGGGGCTCCAAGTGCACAGCCCTCAAACTGCAACATTAGCTCCCAGCCAGGTATCCAGCTGCATGGCCCTCAAACTGCAACATCAGCTCCCAGCCAGGTATCCAGCTGCATGGCCCTCAAACTGCAACATCAGCTCCCCCCCGGGTCTCCAGCTTCACGGCCttcaaactggaacatcagctcccgTCAGGTCTCCAGCTGCACAGCCCTCAAACTGCAACATCAGCTCCCAGCCAGGTATCCAGCTGCATggccctcaaactggaacatcagctccccgCCCGGGTCTCCAGCTCCACGGCCCTCAACCTGCAACATCAGATCTCCACCGGGTCTCCAGATGCACGGCTCTCAAACTGAAACATTGGCTCCCCGCCgggtctccagctgcatggccttaaactggaacatcagctcccaGGCCCTCAAACAGGAACATCAGCTCCCCACAGGGTCTCCAGCTGCACGGCCCTCAAATTGCAACATCAGTTCCccccctgggtctccagctgcacCGCCTTAA